One region of Candidatus Wallbacteria bacterium genomic DNA includes:
- a CDS encoding type II secretion system protein: MRGLSLMEVLITIAIVGVFSGSFLVVLGNSTRAGSMFCERVQGLNSARARIAELMATSETSLIANFITGTTEVRDRDYSYLRRTLVSEDASRFSITVEVTNGSGEMDPSGNGLMKSDGTMGANIYEFTYRVKGM; encoded by the coding sequence ATGAGGGGTCTCAGCCTGATGGAAGTTTTGATCACCATCGCCATAGTTGGAGTGTTCTCCGGGTCATTTCTGGTAGTGCTTGGCAACAGCACAAGGGCAGGCTCCATGTTCTGCGAACGGGTGCAGGGACTGAATTCAGCCAGGGCCAGGATCGCAGAGCTGATGGCAACTTCTGAGACCTCGTTGATCGCTAATTTCATCACAGGAACGACCGAAGTACGCGACCGGGATTACAGCTATTTAAGAAGAACATTAGTCTCTGAAGATGCGAGCAGATTCAGCATCACTGTCGAGGTCACGAACGGCAGCGGGGAAATGGATCCCAGCGGTAACGGCCTGATGAAAAGCGACGGCACCATGGGAGCGAATATTTATGAATTTACATACAGGGTTAAGGGAATGTGA
- a CDS encoding type II secretion system protein — MKMNARGLTLFELLLTIALVGIVCLLGTRILQSGISAYVQSCGMVQRGMETQMALERIIREMKTSDTDEIIVTGTNEVDFVMHRSPIDTKEIDYEFVSATDSNGLFSGEIRRTVNDAAFEVLLDRVTAFEVTRVSSEFYLVRIAVEDGFVNVDFRTGVAPQR; from the coding sequence ATGAAAATGAATGCCAGGGGATTAACCCTCTTCGAACTGCTGCTGACCATTGCGCTGGTGGGCATTGTCTGCCTGCTGGGCACCCGGATCCTGCAGTCTGGCATTTCAGCCTATGTTCAGTCCTGTGGCATGGTCCAGAGAGGCATGGAAACCCAGATGGCCCTGGAGCGGATCATCAGGGAGATGAAAACCAGCGATACGGATGAGATTATTGTGACAGGCACTAACGAAGTGGACTTCGTGATGCACAGGTCGCCAATCGACACCAAGGAAATTGATTATGAATTTGTGTCTGCCACTGATTCCAATGGATTATTTTCCGGAGAAATCAGGAGGACTGTGAACGATGCTGCTTTCGAAGTTCTTCTCGACAGGGTGACAGCCTTTGAAGTGACCAGGGTTTCCAGCGAATTCTACCTGGTGCGGATAGCAGTGGAAGACGGTTTCGTGAACGTGGATTTCAGGACAGGCGTAGCGCCGCAGCGGTAG
- a CDS encoding tail fiber domain-containing protein — MKIIVLFFMILLFLLPAFAGDICTKLNTNDGSSAFKIQDKDSKLLFSVDSSGKVGIGTGSPQSILQVSGPSTEVFSATNLSSAFLALTNTNTTTNNFSRLLFNTIDNSGVLATGAGLSAIFTSHTTNAVSADLAIQTKNAGTVAEIARFTAAGSLGIGISNPGAKLQISAGDSSLALFGPNATWGGKLYVGAATDQGRVASTAQIISSNGNLHLDSAPSCNLYLNYFQPTNTYLNYNGGNVAIGAVNPVYKLHVAGDIYANGGWLRTSGATGWFNETYAGGWYMTDATWIRAYNGKYVWVDQVLGCNTGLTVGYGGAAPGSWGGAIFAGPVAIGTSNNSTGYALYVNGYVYSYGYYSDVRFKKNITPLSDSLEKISKLQGINFEWKKDKVPNKMFESGKRVGLIAQEVEKIIPEVVTTDNEGFKGIYYEKIVPYLIEAIKEQQKAIDSLETELKRRNDALEKLAIK; from the coding sequence ATGAAAATAATCGTACTGTTCTTTATGATACTGTTGTTCCTGCTCCCTGCTTTCGCAGGCGACATCTGCACCAAACTCAATACAAATGACGGCTCAAGCGCTTTTAAAATCCAGGATAAAGACAGCAAATTGCTTTTTTCAGTCGATTCCAGCGGCAAGGTTGGGATAGGGACAGGTAGCCCGCAATCGATCCTCCAGGTATCAGGACCAAGTACTGAAGTTTTCTCAGCAACCAATTTGAGCAGTGCATTCCTTGCGCTCACTAATACCAATACTACTACCAACAATTTCAGCAGACTGTTGTTCAACACAATTGATAATAGCGGTGTATTGGCCACTGGAGCCGGGCTCAGCGCCATATTCACGAGCCATACGACCAATGCCGTTTCGGCAGACCTTGCGATTCAAACCAAGAATGCTGGTACAGTTGCAGAAATCGCACGCTTTACGGCAGCAGGCAGCCTCGGAATCGGGATATCTAACCCAGGGGCAAAGCTTCAGATCTCTGCAGGTGATTCATCACTTGCATTATTTGGACCAAATGCCACATGGGGTGGCAAACTTTATGTGGGAGCAGCTACAGATCAGGGGCGAGTAGCATCTACTGCACAGATTATATCCTCAAACGGCAATCTTCATCTTGATTCAGCACCATCATGTAATTTGTATCTGAATTATTTTCAACCAACAAATACTTACCTCAATTACAACGGTGGAAATGTTGCGATCGGAGCCGTGAACCCTGTTTATAAACTACATGTGGCGGGCGATATCTATGCTAATGGAGGATGGCTTAGAACGAGCGGTGCTACTGGATGGTTTAACGAAACCTATGCCGGGGGTTGGTACATGACCGATGCAACCTGGATCAGAGCTTACAATGGTAAATACGTATGGGTAGATCAGGTATTGGGATGCAATACCGGATTGACAGTTGGATATGGTGGTGCTGCTCCCGGTTCGTGGGGTGGTGCAATATTTGCAGGTCCAGTCGCCATTGGAACCAGTAACAATAGTACCGGTTATGCATTATATGTAAATGGGTATGTCTATAGTTATGGATATTATTCTGATGTTAGATTTAAGAAAAACATCACACCCTTATCAGATTCTCTTGAGAAAATTTCCAAACTGCAGGGAATTAACTTTGAATGGAAAAAGGATAAAGTACCGAACAAAATGTTTGAAAGCGGCAAGCGAGTTGGACTGATCGCCCAGGAAGTGGAAAAAATTATTCCAGAAGTGGTGACTACGGACAATGAAGGATTTAAAGGGATCTACTACGAGAAAATAGTGCCTTATTTAATTGAAGCAATCAAAGAACAGCAGAAGGCTATCGATTCCTTGGAGACTGAATTGAAGCGGAGAAACGATGCTCTGGAGAAACTAGCGATTAAATGA
- a CDS encoding tail fiber domain-containing protein, whose protein sequence is MIKITLLLLVSLYLIPVFAVDICTRLNTNNGTSAFKILDSDNKLLFTVDSSGKIGIGTGSPQSILHVLNPSAEVFAANTLRSSLLALTNTSLTNNTFGRLSFNTNDNSGMTAAGAGICTIFSSHTTSQVSADLAIQTRNAGAVMETARFTSSGNLGIGIVSPGAKLQISAGDSSLALYGPNTSGGKLYVGAGGNQGVASTAQVLSTNGNLHLDSAPACGLYLNYLNPTNTYIHYNGGNVAVGGATTGYKLTVNGEVYANGGWLRTSEGAGFYNDSYGGGWYMSDTTWIRAYNPKYVWIDQVLGCNAGLTVGYSGGAPASWGGAIFAGPVGIGMQNNAGYTLQVAGYIYSPYGGHSDVRWKKNITPLTGSLGKICKLEGVTYEWKKEENQTKGFETGTRVGLIAQEVEKIIPELVTTDKDGYKGLYYEKLVPLLIEAIKEQRKKIESLKVELKRQNEIQDQLAAK, encoded by the coding sequence ATGATAAAAATAACACTGCTTTTATTAGTATCTCTATATTTAATCCCTGTTTTTGCTGTAGACATTTGCACCAGGCTCAACACAAATAACGGAACCAGCGCTTTCAAAATTCTGGATTCTGACAATAAGCTGCTATTCACAGTGGATTCAAGCGGCAAAATCGGAATAGGAACTGGGAGCCCTCAATCGATTCTACATGTTTTAAATCCAAGTGCTGAAGTGTTTGCTGCAAACACTTTGAGAAGCTCTCTTCTGGCTCTCACAAACACTAGTTTGACTAACAACACTTTCGGCAGATTATCATTCAACACCAATGACAATAGCGGTATGACGGCAGCCGGGGCAGGGATCTGCACAATATTCTCAAGTCATACAACTTCCCAGGTTTCCGCAGATCTCGCCATTCAAACCAGGAACGCGGGTGCAGTTATGGAAACTGCACGTTTTACTTCGTCCGGCAATCTCGGAATCGGGATTGTGAGCCCTGGTGCGAAGCTTCAAATCTCTGCAGGTGATTCATCACTTGCACTATACGGACCCAATACCTCAGGCGGTAAACTATATGTTGGAGCTGGTGGAAATCAGGGTGTTGCTTCGACTGCCCAGGTTTTATCCACAAATGGTAATCTTCATCTGGATTCTGCGCCCGCATGCGGTTTGTACCTTAATTATTTAAATCCGACCAATACTTACATTCATTACAATGGAGGCAATGTCGCTGTCGGCGGAGCAACGACAGGGTATAAATTGACTGTTAACGGGGAAGTTTATGCAAATGGTGGGTGGCTAAGAACGAGCGAAGGTGCAGGATTTTATAATGACAGCTATGGCGGGGGCTGGTATATGTCAGATACAACTTGGATTAGAGCATATAATCCAAAATATGTTTGGATTGACCAAGTGCTGGGATGCAATGCCGGATTAACCGTAGGGTATTCAGGTGGAGCTCCAGCTTCGTGGGGTGGTGCAATCTTTGCAGGTCCTGTAGGTATCGGAATGCAGAATAATGCCGGGTATACTTTGCAGGTGGCTGGCTACATTTACAGTCCCTATGGGGGTCATTCTGATGTCCGGTGGAAGAAAAATATTACTCCTTTGACAGGTTCTCTTGGTAAGATTTGTAAACTGGAAGGAGTCACCTATGAATGGAAAAAAGAGGAAAATCAGACTAAAGGGTTTGAAACAGGCACTCGGGTTGGGTTGATCGCTCAAGAAGTGGAAAAGATTATTCCTGAATTAGTGACTACAGATAAAGATGGATATAAAGGGTTGTATTACGAAAAACTTGTACCTTTATTGATTGAAGCGATTAAAGAGCAGCGAAAGAAGATAGAATCGTTGAAAGTTGAATTGAAGCGGCAGAACGAGATCCAGGATCAGCTCGCAGCGAAGTAG
- a CDS encoding prepilin-type N-terminal cleavage/methylation domain-containing protein produces the protein MHDHNAFTMMELLLVIALVGLLAYVAGPSVSGILGDWEFQNARQKLEADLTSTRYQAYSLETPEIITLNASTYDLFDGRSVTLPYGVTFADLTSSEVAVTIPHTITFDKFGGISDSIGFSLQRGGTTVQFSVNTLGRVTQ, from the coding sequence ATGCACGATCACAATGCCTTTACTATGATGGAACTGCTGCTGGTGATCGCCCTTGTAGGCTTGCTGGCCTATGTGGCTGGCCCGTCAGTTTCCGGCATCCTCGGCGACTGGGAATTCCAGAACGCCAGGCAGAAGCTGGAGGCAGATCTCACCTCTACCCGCTATCAGGCTTATTCCCTGGAAACTCCGGAGATCATCACACTCAATGCTTCAACATATGATCTCTTTGACGGGCGGAGTGTAACTCTTCCTTACGGGGTGACATTCGCTGATCTGACAAGCAGTGAAGTGGCAGTAACTATTCCTCATACAATCACTTTTGATAAATTCGGCGGAATTTCTGATTCCATCGGTTTCAGCCTGCAGAGAGGCGGCACCACAGTGCAATTCTCAGTGAATACACTGGGGAGGGTTACGCAATGA